From a single Theropithecus gelada isolate Dixy chromosome 8, Tgel_1.0, whole genome shotgun sequence genomic region:
- the TMEM70 gene encoding transmembrane protein 70, mitochondrial isoform X1 produces MLFVALGRPWAVELRLGGSRIALCAAAALRGPRAFVSRASSCSRPSGLVAGGSTGPWGAARLLRRPGRAQIPVCWEGYVRCLHTPSDKSEDGRLIYTGNMARAVFGVKCFSYSTSLIGLTFLPYCLTQNNAFFESVSLPVQIVFYGIIGSFTLITPVLLHFITKGYVIRLYHEATTDTYKAITYNALLAETSTLFHQNDVKIPDATHVFTTFYAKTKSLLVNPVLFPNREDFVHLMGYDKEEFILDMEKPSEEKQHKDEQ; encoded by the exons ATGCTGTTTGTGGCGTTAGGCCGCCCGTGGGCGGTCGAACTGCGTCTCGGCGGAAGTAGGATTGCATTGTGTGCGGCCGCCGCGCTCCGAGGTCCCCGGGCCTTTGTCTCCCGGGCGTCCTCCTGCAGCAGGCCTTCGGGGCTGGTAGCCGGCGGGAGTACGGGGCCCTGGGGAGCCGCGCGCCTTCTCCGGCGTCCGGGCCGAGCGCAG ATCCCTGTTTGTTGGGAAGGATATGTTCGATGCTTACATACGCCGTCTGACAAATCAGAAGATGGAAGGCTAATTTATACTGGCAATATGGCCCGAGCAGTGTTTG gTGTGAAATGTTTCTCTTATTCTACGAGTCTGATTGGCCTTACATTTCTGCCATACTGTCTTACacaaaataatgctttttttgAAAGTGTGTCTCTGCCTGTTCAAATCGTATTTTATGGCATCATAGGAAGCTTTACGTTGATCACCCCAGTGCTGCTTCACTTTATTACAAAAGGCTATGTCATTCGATTGTACCATGAAGCCACAACAGACACTTATAAAGCCATTACCTACAATGCTTTGCTTGCAGAAACGAGTACATTGTTTCACCAGAATGATGTGAAAATTCCAGATGCTACACATGTGTTTACCACATTTTATGCTAAAACAAAATCACTGTTAGTTAATCCAGTGCTCTTTCCAAACCGTGAAGACTTTGTCCATCTAATGGGTTACGACAAAGAAGAATTCATTTTGGATATGGAAAAACCCAGTGAAGAGAAACAGCATAAAGATGAGCAATGa
- the TMEM70 gene encoding transmembrane protein 70, mitochondrial isoform X2 — translation MLFVALGRPWAVELRLGGSRIALCAAAALRGPRAFVSRASSCSRPSGLVAGGSTGPWGAARLLRRPGRAQIPVCWEGYVRCLHTPSDKSEDGRLIYTGNMARAVFGK, via the exons ATGCTGTTTGTGGCGTTAGGCCGCCCGTGGGCGGTCGAACTGCGTCTCGGCGGAAGTAGGATTGCATTGTGTGCGGCCGCCGCGCTCCGAGGTCCCCGGGCCTTTGTCTCCCGGGCGTCCTCCTGCAGCAGGCCTTCGGGGCTGGTAGCCGGCGGGAGTACGGGGCCCTGGGGAGCCGCGCGCCTTCTCCGGCGTCCGGGCCGAGCGCAG ATCCCTGTTTGTTGGGAAGGATATGTTCGATGCTTACATACGCCGTCTGACAAATCAGAAGATGGAAGGCTAATTTATACTGGCAATATGGCCCGAGCAGTGTTTGGTAAGTAA